The following proteins are encoded in a genomic region of Gossypium hirsutum isolate 1008001.06 chromosome D05, Gossypium_hirsutum_v2.1, whole genome shotgun sequence:
- the LOC107903736 gene encoding F-box protein At1g70590 has product MKQKTWPDRSDGVRFTAFPLSKPNDNEENIILSRRSKIGSKPSLSPTDGPDFSALPFDILTKIAASFNFPNLLAASLVCRSWRDALRPLREAMMLLRYGKRFKHGRGGVRRNLDKALDSFLKGAARGSTLAMVDAGLIYWERGLKEEAIALYQKAAALGDPAGQCNLGISYLHAQPQNHKEAVKWLHQASIGGYTRAQYQLALCLHQGLGVHRNLYEAAKWYLKAAEGGYVRAMYNASLCYSSVVGLSQSRRQARKWMRRAADRGHSKA; this is encoded by the exons ATGAAGCAAAAAACATGGCCGGATCGATCCGACGGCGTCCGCTTCACTGCTTTTCCCTTGTCGAAACCCAACGACAATGAAGAAAATATCATATTATCGAGGCGTTCCAAGATCGGTTCAAAACCTTCATTATCGCCGACCGACGGCCCTGATTTCTCGGCTCTCCCTTTTGACATCTTGACGAAAATCGCGGCGTCGTTTAATTTTCCGAACCTTCTAGCGGCTTCGCTGGTTTGCCGGTCATGGAGGGACGCGCTCCGGCCGTTGAGGGAAGCGATGATGCTGCTGCGTTACGGGAAGCGATTCAAGCATGGCCGTGGCGGTGTTCGGCGTAATTTGGATAAAGCTCTCGACTCTTTCTTGAAAGGCGCTGCGCGTGGATCTACGCTTGCTATGGTCGATGCGGGGCTTATCTACTGGGAAAGGGGTCTAAAAGAAGAAGCAATTGCTCTTTACCAGAAAGCCGCCGCCCTTGGCGACCCTGCCGGCCAGTGTAATCTCGGAATTTCATACTTGCACG CTCAACCTCAAAATCATAAGGAAGCTGTAAAATGGTTgcatcaagcttcaattggggGCTATACACGAGCTCAGTACCAGTTGGCGCTTTGCTTGCATCAAGGTCTTGGAGTTCATCGAAATCTTTACGAAGCA GCAAAATGGTATCTAAAAGCTGCTGAAGGTGGATATGTTCGTGCAATGTACAATGCTTCACTTTGTTATTCATCTGTGGTAGGTTTGTCGCAAAGTCGTCGACAAGCAAGGAAATGGATGAGGAGGGCAGCTGATCGTGGTCATAGCAAAGCTTAA
- the LOC107903737 gene encoding MACPF domain-containing protein CAD1 produces the protein MSELLNQKSSIQGKVHSGYLNSIFDLSGNWLHDATDTKTLAFDGYFISLYYLHLTAFPLVLNDRVKKSVPPHWDPAALSRFIQTYGTHIIVGMAIGGQDLICVRQNSSSTIPTSELRGYLEDLGDVMFSDGKSPSLIQRKSRDGKQKV, from the exons ATGTCTGAGTTACTTAATCAGAAGTCTTCTATACAAGGAAAAGTTCATTCAGGGTATCTTAACAGTATCTTCGATTTGAGTGGAAATTGGCTTCATGATGCTACAGACACCAAAACTCTCGCTTTCGATGGTTACTTTATTTCGTTGTACTATTTACACCTTACAGCATTTCCACTTGTTCTAAACGACAGAGTTAAGAAGTCTGTTCCACCTCATTGGGATCCAGCAGCCTTGTCTAG GTTCATACAGACATATGGAACACACATAATAGTCGGCATGGCTATCGGTGGTCAAGATTTAATATGTGTCAGGCAAAACTCTTCCTCTACAATTCCTACATCCGAGCTTAGAGGGTATTTGGAGGACCTCGGAGATGTTATGTTTTCAGATGGGAAAAGCCCTTCATTAATACAGAGAAAGTCAAGAGATGGCAAACAAAAAGTATAA